A genomic region of Mesobacillus jeotgali contains the following coding sequences:
- the acsA gene encoding acetate--CoA ligase, whose product MKVEALPVTQGDHNLKNYQELHGHFDWSEAEKEFSWSETGRVNMAYEAIDRHAEGFRKNKIALYYQDGVRKEKYTFKEMKELSNKAGNVFKTYADVEKGDRVFIFMPRSPELYFAVLGAVKLGAIVGPLFEAFMEGAVRDRLEDSGAKVLVTTPELLERVPVDELPDLKHILLVGDNIEENDKYVDFNQKLAEASKKLAIEWVDRTDGLILHYTSGSTGKPKGVLHVHNAMIQHYQTAKWVLDLKEEDVYWCTADPGWVTGTSYGIFGPWLAGTSNVIIGGRFNPETWYKMIEEYGVTVWYSAPTAFRMLMGAGDEVVKKFDLSCLRHILSVGEPLNPEVVRWGMKVFNLRIHDTWWMTETGAQLICNYPSMEIKPGSMGKPIPGVKAAIVDDQGNELPPYRMGNLAIQKGWPSMMHTIWNNPQKYDSYFMPGDWYVSGDSAYMDEDGYFWFQGRIDDVIMTSGERVGPFEVESKLVEHPAVAEAGVIGKPDPVRGEIIKAFIALRDGYEQSDELIEEIRQFVKRGLAAHAAPREIEFRDKLPKTRSGKIMRRVLKAWELDLPTGDLSTMED is encoded by the coding sequence ATGAAAGTGGAAGCGCTACCAGTTACACAAGGGGATCATAACTTGAAAAATTATCAAGAGCTTCATGGGCACTTTGATTGGAGCGAAGCGGAGAAAGAGTTTTCCTGGTCTGAAACAGGCAGGGTCAATATGGCATATGAAGCAATTGATCGCCATGCAGAAGGATTCAGGAAAAATAAAATTGCGCTTTATTATCAGGATGGGGTGCGCAAGGAAAAATATACTTTTAAAGAGATGAAGGAGCTTTCAAATAAAGCTGGTAATGTCTTTAAAACTTATGCTGATGTTGAAAAAGGGGACCGCGTGTTTATCTTCATGCCTCGTTCTCCAGAACTGTATTTTGCTGTTCTCGGGGCAGTCAAGCTAGGCGCGATTGTAGGTCCATTATTTGAAGCATTCATGGAAGGTGCTGTCCGTGACAGACTGGAGGACAGTGGGGCGAAGGTATTGGTGACGACACCTGAGCTTCTTGAGCGTGTTCCTGTCGATGAGCTTCCTGATTTGAAGCATATTCTCCTTGTTGGCGACAATATCGAGGAAAACGACAAGTATGTTGATTTCAACCAAAAATTGGCTGAGGCAAGCAAGAAGCTTGCTATCGAATGGGTTGACCGCACAGATGGCCTGATCTTACATTACACTTCGGGTTCAACTGGAAAACCTAAAGGCGTTCTCCATGTCCATAATGCGATGATCCAGCATTATCAGACAGCCAAATGGGTACTAGACCTTAAAGAAGAAGATGTGTACTGGTGCACAGCGGATCCAGGATGGGTAACAGGAACATCATATGGAATCTTTGGCCCATGGCTTGCGGGAACATCCAATGTAATCATCGGCGGACGCTTTAATCCAGAAACATGGTATAAAATGATTGAAGAATACGGAGTGACTGTCTGGTACAGTGCCCCTACAGCATTCAGGATGCTGATGGGAGCGGGCGATGAGGTAGTGAAGAAGTTCGACCTTAGCTGCCTGCGCCATATCCTGAGCGTCGGTGAGCCGCTGAACCCGGAAGTTGTAAGATGGGGAATGAAGGTATTCAACCTGCGCATCCATGATACCTGGTGGATGACTGAGACAGGAGCACAATTGATCTGTAACTATCCAAGCATGGAAATCAAGCCTGGATCAATGGGTAAACCAATCCCAGGTGTGAAGGCTGCGATTGTTGATGACCAGGGCAACGAATTGCCGCCATACAGAATGGGCAATTTAGCAATCCAAAAAGGCTGGCCATCGATGATGCATACAATCTGGAACAATCCTCAGAAGTATGATTCTTACTTCATGCCAGGTGACTGGTACGTTTCCGGTGACTCAGCGTATATGGATGAAGATGGCTACTTCTGGTTCCAGGGACGAATTGATGATGTCATCATGACTTCCGGTGAGCGTGTTGGACCATTTGAAGTGGAAAGCAAGCTGGTTGAACACCCTGCAGTTGCTGAAGCTGGTGTCATTGGCAAACCAGACCCAGTTCGCGGCGAAATCATCAAAGCATTCATCGCATTGCGTGACGGTTATGAGCAGTCTGACGAACTAATCGAAGAGATTCGCCAATTCGTTAAAAGAGGCCTTGCTGCACATGCTGCACCAAGAGAAATCGAATTCCGCGATAAACTTCCGAAGACACGAAGCGGTAAGATTATGCGCCGTGTATTGAAGGCTTGGGAACTTGACCTCCCAACTGGCGATTTGTCTACAATGGAAGATTAA
- a CDS encoding GNAT family N-acetyltransferase, whose amino-acid sequence MEHKKTYNAKELKTPHGRLIIEGPISPEKLASYEFHEDLVAFRPPAQQHKALVEIAGLPEGRIIVARSGHMIVGYVTYLYPDPLERWSEGKMEDLIELGAIEVIPEFRGSRVGKNLLMVSMMDDAMEDYIIITTEYYWHWDLKGTGLNVWEYRKVMEKMMNAGGLTWYATDDPEISSHPANCLMARIGKRIAPESIQQFDQLRFMNRFMY is encoded by the coding sequence ATGGAACATAAAAAGACTTATAACGCAAAAGAATTGAAAACTCCTCATGGCCGTTTAATCATTGAAGGCCCGATTTCTCCTGAAAAACTTGCAAGCTATGAATTCCATGAAGATTTAGTGGCGTTCCGTCCCCCTGCCCAGCAGCACAAGGCATTGGTAGAGATTGCCGGCCTGCCGGAGGGACGTATCATCGTAGCGCGCTCAGGCCATATGATTGTGGGATATGTTACTTACTTGTATCCAGACCCGCTTGAAAGATGGTCAGAAGGAAAAATGGAAGATTTAATAGAACTTGGTGCAATCGAGGTCATTCCTGAATTCCGCGGCAGCCGAGTCGGCAAGAATTTGCTGATGGTTTCCATGATGGATGACGCGATGGAAGATTATATCATTATCACGACTGAATACTACTGGCATTGGGACCTAAAAGGAACTGGCTTGAATGTTTGGGAGTATCGCAAAGTCATGGAAAAAATGATGAATGCTGGCGGTCTAACCTGGTACGCGACAGATGATCCGGAAATCAGCTCCCATCCAGCAAACTGTTTGATGGCGCGAATCGGCAAGAGAATCGCACCTGAATCAATCCAGCAGTTTGACCAACTGCGGTTTATGAACCGTTTTATGTATTGA
- a CDS encoding acetoin utilization AcuB family protein, protein MIVEEIMKKDVTTLFPENTIADAIKLMADKKIRHIPIVNKDNSVIGLVSDRDIKDAAPSVFHWDEHKGELENPVKSIMTTNVITGHPLDFVEEISAIFYEHNISCLPITKDKKLVGIVTETDLLHTLVELTGAHQPGSQIEVKVPNKAGMLCEIASVISMRKANIQSVLVYPDQKDERFKILVVRIQTMNPIAVIEDLKKAGHHVLWPNLPGVSS, encoded by the coding sequence ATGATCGTCGAGGAAATTATGAAAAAGGATGTCACAACACTATTTCCTGAAAATACAATTGCGGATGCAATCAAGCTAATGGCGGATAAGAAGATTCGCCATATCCCAATAGTGAATAAGGACAACAGTGTGATCGGACTGGTATCCGACAGGGACATCAAGGATGCCGCCCCTTCTGTGTTTCATTGGGATGAGCATAAGGGTGAACTCGAGAATCCGGTCAAATCGATTATGACGACTAATGTGATCACTGGGCACCCTCTAGATTTTGTCGAGGAAATTTCGGCCATTTTTTATGAACATAATATCAGCTGCCTTCCAATCACCAAGGATAAAAAGCTGGTAGGCATAGTCACTGAGACAGATCTTCTGCATACACTCGTTGAGCTTACTGGCGCACATCAGCCAGGCTCGCAAATTGAAGTTAAGGTGCCAAATAAAGCAGGAATGCTTTGTGAAATTGCATCTGTTATCAGTATGAGGAAAGCCAATATCCAGAGCGTACTTGTATACCCTGACCAAAAGGATGAACGTTTTAAAATCCTCGTCGTAAGAATCCAGACGATGAATCCAATCGCTGTGATCGAGGACTTGAAAAAGGCCGGACATCATGTACTCTGGCCGAACCTTCCGGGAGTTTCATCATGA
- a CDS encoding acetoin utilization protein AcuC produces the protein MSDRSVFVFSEELLNYRFSSHHPFNQMRLKLTLDLLRKIGAIDEEHIVAPRMASDEELHLVHDPNFVNAVKLAGQGKLKGESAEGYGLGTEDTPIFANMHEASALLVGGTLTAVDYVMNGKANHALNLGGGLHHGFRGKASGFCIYNDSSVAIKYLQEKYNARVLYVDTDAHHGDGVQWSFYDDPNVCTLSIHETGRYLFPGTGNVNERGQGKGYGYSFNIPVDAFTEDESWLDAYKSALTEVAEFFKPDVILTQNGADAHYLDPLTHLSSTMKIYREIPKLAHEVAHKYCGGKWIAVGGGGYDIWRVVPRAWSLIWLEMIENSNCYGSLPQEWIDEWKDQAPVELPQEWDDPKDLYPPIPRKPEITEKNAQTVEKALYPIRSNKKSETV, from the coding sequence ATGAGCGACCGCTCTGTATTCGTCTTTTCCGAAGAGCTGCTGAATTACCGATTCAGCAGCCATCATCCTTTCAACCAGATGAGGTTGAAACTTACGCTGGATTTGCTCCGTAAAATTGGTGCAATTGATGAGGAACATATTGTTGCGCCTCGGATGGCATCGGATGAGGAACTTCACCTCGTTCATGACCCCAATTTTGTAAACGCTGTTAAGCTTGCTGGCCAGGGAAAGCTTAAGGGTGAATCCGCGGAAGGATATGGACTGGGAACGGAAGACACACCGATTTTTGCAAATATGCATGAAGCGAGTGCTTTGCTTGTTGGGGGCACCTTGACAGCAGTCGATTATGTCATGAACGGTAAGGCAAACCACGCACTGAATCTCGGTGGCGGTCTGCATCATGGCTTCAGGGGAAAAGCGTCGGGCTTCTGCATTTATAATGATAGTTCAGTAGCGATCAAATACCTGCAGGAAAAATACAATGCCCGCGTACTATATGTCGATACCGATGCCCACCACGGAGATGGCGTACAATGGTCATTTTACGATGATCCCAATGTATGTACTCTATCAATCCATGAAACAGGACGCTATCTTTTCCCGGGTACTGGCAATGTGAATGAGCGCGGCCAGGGCAAGGGCTATGGATATTCTTTCAATATCCCTGTCGATGCATTTACAGAGGATGAATCATGGCTCGATGCCTATAAGAGTGCCCTGACAGAAGTTGCCGAGTTCTTTAAACCAGATGTGATTCTTACGCAAAATGGAGCAGATGCTCATTATCTTGACCCATTGACGCATTTATCGTCTACGATGAAAATTTATCGTGAAATCCCAAAGCTGGCACATGAAGTTGCCCATAAATATTGCGGCGGCAAATGGATAGCTGTTGGCGGCGGAGGCTACGATATTTGGCGCGTTGTGCCAAGAGCGTGGTCCCTGATCTGGCTTGAAATGATTGAAAACTCAAACTGTTATGGCAGCTTGCCGCAGGAGTGGATAGATGAATGGAAGGATCAAGCACCGGTAGAATTGCCACAGGAGTGGGACGATCCTAAAGATTTATATCCGCCCATCCCGCGCAAACCGGAAATCACTGAAAAGAATGCCCAGACAGTGGAGAAAGCCTTGTATCCAATCAGGTCCAATAAAAAATCAGAAACTGTATAA
- the ccpA gene encoding catabolite control protein A produces the protein MNITIYDVAREANVSMATVSRVVNGNPNVKPATRKKVMEVIDRLGYRPNAVARGLASKKTTTVGVIIPDIASPFFAELARGIEDIATMYKYNIILSNSDQNIEKELHLLNTMLGKQVDGIVFMGGNIKAEHVEEFKKSPVPIVLAGSIEETGEIPSVNIDYEQATFDAVSTFVEKGHKQIAFIIGPQLEPINKDKKLEGYKRALKDAGIEYNEELVVEGDYTYDSGLEAIERILELDTKPTAILVGSDEMALGVIHGAFDRGYSVPEDFEVIASDNTRLTLMVRPQLTTIVQPLYDIGAVAMRLLTKYMNKENVDENIVVLPHRIENRKSTK, from the coding sequence ATGAATATTACAATATATGATGTTGCACGGGAAGCAAACGTTTCAATGGCAACGGTTTCACGTGTTGTTAACGGAAACCCGAATGTAAAGCCAGCTACAAGGAAGAAAGTCATGGAGGTCATTGACCGTCTGGGTTACCGCCCAAATGCTGTTGCCAGGGGATTGGCAAGCAAGAAGACGACGACTGTCGGCGTCATCATCCCTGATATTGCGAGCCCGTTCTTTGCTGAGCTGGCAAGAGGAATTGAAGATATCGCTACGATGTATAAATACAATATTATCTTGAGCAACTCAGACCAAAATATTGAAAAAGAACTCCATTTGTTAAATACAATGCTTGGCAAACAAGTAGACGGAATTGTTTTCATGGGCGGCAATATTAAAGCCGAGCATGTTGAGGAATTCAAGAAGTCACCAGTACCAATCGTCCTTGCTGGTTCAATTGAGGAAACAGGAGAAATACCATCAGTCAATATTGATTATGAACAGGCTACATTCGATGCTGTTTCTACTTTTGTAGAAAAAGGACACAAGCAAATCGCATTCATTATTGGACCACAACTGGAGCCAATCAACAAGGATAAAAAGCTTGAAGGTTATAAGCGCGCATTAAAAGATGCCGGAATCGAATATAACGAAGAGCTTGTTGTTGAAGGGGATTATACGTATGATTCAGGTCTCGAGGCTATTGAAAGAATCCTTGAGCTTGATACGAAGCCAACAGCAATCCTGGTAGGATCGGATGAAATGGCACTTGGCGTAATCCATGGTGCATTTGACCGCGGATACAGCGTACCCGAAGATTTTGAAGTAATCGCTTCGGACAACACAAGACTCACTCTTATGGTACGTCCGCAGCTTACTACAATTGTCCAGCCTTTATACGATATCGGTGCAGTTGCAATGCGCTTATTGACGAAATATATGAACAAAGAAAACGTGGATGAGAATATCGTTGTCCTGCCGCACAGAATTGAGAACAGAAAATCTACGAAATAA
- a CDS encoding bifunctional 3-deoxy-7-phosphoheptulonate synthase/chorismate mutase: MSKNLDQLRNRVDELNLELLSLINERALLVQEIGRAKETQGVYRYDPVREREMLDLIKEKNNGPFENSTIEHIFKEVFKAGLELQSDDHRKALLVSRKKKPEDTIIDIKGLKIGDGTPDFVFGPCSVESYEQVATVAEAVKAKGFKLLRGGAFKPRTSPYDFQGLGIEGLKILKRVADEYDLAVISEIVTPADIEVAVDYLDVIQIGARNMQNFELLKAAGAVNKPILLKRGLAATIEEFINAAEYIMAQGNGQIILCERGIRTYERATRNTLDISAVPILKKETHLPVMVDVTHSTGRRDLLLPAAKAALAIGADGVMAEVHPDPAVALSDNAQQMDLNQFDEFLEGLKNTPFVRV, translated from the coding sequence ATGAGTAAAAATCTTGACCAGCTTAGAAATCGTGTGGATGAATTGAATTTAGAGCTTTTATCATTGATTAATGAAAGAGCCCTGCTCGTCCAGGAAATTGGCCGTGCAAAAGAAACCCAGGGTGTCTACCGTTATGACCCTGTGCGCGAGAGAGAAATGCTTGATTTGATCAAGGAAAAAAATAACGGTCCTTTTGAGAATTCAACAATAGAACATATTTTCAAGGAAGTTTTCAAGGCGGGCCTGGAACTTCAATCAGATGACCACCGCAAAGCTCTTCTCGTTTCCAGGAAGAAGAAGCCTGAGGATACAATCATTGATATTAAGGGCTTAAAAATCGGCGATGGTACACCGGACTTTGTTTTCGGGCCATGTTCAGTTGAATCATATGAACAAGTGGCGACTGTGGCTGAAGCAGTTAAAGCGAAGGGCTTCAAGCTGCTGCGCGGTGGAGCTTTCAAGCCGCGGACTTCACCTTATGACTTCCAGGGTCTGGGGATAGAAGGACTTAAGATTTTAAAAAGAGTCGCAGATGAATACGACCTTGCTGTCATTAGTGAAATTGTCACACCTGCTGATATCGAAGTCGCTGTCGACTACCTTGATGTGATCCAAATCGGCGCCCGTAATATGCAAAACTTCGAACTCCTTAAAGCTGCAGGGGCCGTGAATAAACCAATTTTACTTAAGCGTGGACTTGCCGCCACTATCGAAGAGTTCATCAATGCAGCTGAATATATCATGGCACAGGGCAATGGCCAGATCATTCTGTGTGAACGCGGGATCCGGACATACGAAAGGGCTACACGGAATACACTTGATATCTCTGCAGTGCCAATTTTGAAAAAGGAAACACATCTTCCAGTTATGGTAGATGTCACACACTCTACAGGCAGGAGAGACCTGTTGCTGCCAGCCGCCAAAGCGGCACTTGCAATTGGGGCAGATGGAGTCATGGCAGAGGTTCATCCAGATCCTGCAGTAGCTTTATCCGACAATGCACAGCAGATGGATCTTAATCAGTTCGATGAGTTTTTAGAAGGATTAAAAAATACTCCGTTTGTGAGAGTATAA
- a CDS encoding cell division FtsA domain-containing protein: MHVNNKLFALDIGTRSVVGIILEESDGHYEAVDIIVREHKERSMLDGQIHDVLSVSEIITEIREALEVTHGPLTKVCVAAAGRALKTEQSKAVVDISGKPMFSKQDILHLELSAVQLAQAAVAGEKNNEHHYYCVGYSVLYYQLDGEEIGSLIDQRGNEASVEIIATFLPKVVVESLLSALDRAGLEMDALTLEPIAAINVLIPASMRRLNVALVDIGAGTSDIALTDSGTVIAYGMVPVAGDEITEAVSDEFLLDFPLAEKAKRDLLENQSISITDILGFETVVSKDEAVERIAPAIDRLAETIGEEILRLNGHKPPKAVMLVGGGSLTPDLPRRLAAKLNLPENRVAIRGLDAINSVSFADQITKGPELVTPIGIAIAAKQSPVQYHTVHVNGQPVRLFEVNKLTVGDCLLAAGIKMNKLYGRPGLAMIVSMNGKNVTIPGKHGQHPVLLKNGFPCSFDDQVDGGDELIVQKGEDGVRPELTLGDLIGELPSKTVVINDKRYEVSAGLTCNSLPASMSQPVADRDEIVFDMAETIDDVLKELKLAELLNDTRPFFIKIDGVEHKIREFTGKIYVNGLASKLQNKIDHLDDIRFERGTVPTLRCLVEILGIPVTESMPIFFNGQQIQLEQEVIEFTRGGIKLRLEERIHSGDQLYSKQKDVEPFIFQDLFNFAQIEIPKDSRGFTLLKNGEKAAFDDRLAPGDELNIIFESPIGQK, encoded by the coding sequence TTGCATGTGAATAATAAACTATTTGCGTTAGATATAGGAACCAGATCTGTTGTGGGAATCATCCTGGAAGAATCTGATGGACATTATGAAGCCGTCGACATCATTGTCCGTGAACACAAGGAAAGATCGATGCTGGATGGCCAAATCCATGATGTTTTGTCAGTATCCGAAATCATCACCGAAATTAGAGAGGCACTGGAAGTTACCCATGGGCCCTTAACCAAGGTCTGTGTTGCTGCAGCTGGACGTGCTCTGAAAACTGAACAATCAAAAGCTGTAGTCGATATCTCCGGCAAGCCGATGTTTTCAAAGCAGGACATCCTCCACCTTGAATTAAGTGCAGTCCAGTTGGCACAAGCTGCCGTTGCTGGTGAAAAAAACAATGAACATCACTATTATTGTGTCGGATACTCTGTACTTTATTACCAGCTTGATGGAGAAGAAATCGGAAGTCTGATTGACCAGCGAGGAAATGAAGCATCTGTGGAAATCATAGCGACCTTCCTGCCAAAAGTTGTCGTAGAATCACTGCTATCTGCTTTAGACCGTGCTGGTCTTGAAATGGACGCTCTTACTCTTGAACCGATAGCTGCAATCAATGTGTTGATTCCTGCGTCTATGAGAAGATTGAATGTCGCCCTTGTTGATATAGGCGCAGGGACATCCGATATCGCTCTCACTGACTCAGGGACAGTCATTGCCTATGGAATGGTCCCGGTAGCGGGGGATGAAATTACTGAGGCGGTAAGCGATGAGTTTTTACTGGACTTTCCTCTTGCTGAAAAAGCAAAGCGGGATCTGCTGGAAAATCAATCAATCTCAATCACAGACATACTGGGCTTTGAAACAGTGGTCAGCAAGGATGAAGCTGTTGAACGTATCGCCCCTGCAATTGACCGTTTGGCAGAAACAATCGGAGAGGAAATCCTGAGGTTGAACGGCCATAAGCCCCCTAAAGCAGTGATGCTCGTTGGAGGTGGAAGCCTTACACCTGATCTGCCCAGGAGGCTTGCCGCCAAGTTGAACCTGCCTGAAAACAGGGTCGCCATCCGCGGACTTGATGCAATCAACTCGGTATCATTTGCTGACCAAATAACCAAAGGCCCCGAACTTGTGACGCCTATCGGAATTGCCATAGCAGCGAAGCAATCTCCTGTCCAATATCATACAGTTCATGTGAACGGTCAGCCGGTTAGGCTGTTCGAGGTCAACAAATTGACCGTTGGCGACTGTCTGCTGGCTGCCGGCATTAAAATGAACAAGCTTTACGGCAGGCCGGGGCTCGCCATGATTGTCAGCATGAATGGTAAAAACGTCACCATACCAGGTAAACATGGCCAGCACCCTGTATTGCTGAAAAACGGTTTTCCTTGTTCATTCGATGATCAGGTAGATGGAGGAGATGAACTAATTGTCCAAAAGGGAGAGGATGGAGTCAGACCTGAGCTAACACTTGGTGACTTGATCGGTGAACTTCCTTCCAAGACCGTCGTTATCAATGATAAAAGGTACGAAGTTAGCGCAGGTTTGACCTGCAATAGCCTTCCTGCTTCGATGTCCCAACCTGTTGCGGATAGAGACGAGATCGTTTTTGACATGGCCGAAACTATCGATGACGTCCTGAAGGAGCTTAAACTAGCAGAATTACTCAATGATACTCGCCCATTTTTTATAAAGATTGACGGTGTTGAACACAAAATTAGAGAGTTCACAGGAAAAATTTATGTAAATGGCTTAGCATCAAAATTGCAAAATAAAATTGACCATCTTGATGACATCCGTTTTGAAAGAGGAACGGTACCTACACTTAGATGCCTGGTAGAAATACTGGGGATACCTGTTACTGAATCAATGCCGATCTTCTTCAACGGCCAGCAAATCCAACTGGAACAAGAAGTGATTGAATTCACGCGTGGGGGCATTAAGCTTAGGTTGGAAGAACGCATACATAGCGGCGACCAACTATATTCAAAACAAAAGGATGTCGAGCCTTTTATTTTTCAGGACTTATTCAACTTTGCACAGATTGAAATTCCAAAGGACAGCCGCGGGTTCACGCTGTTGAAAAACGGTGAAAAAGCAGCGTTTGACGACCGTCTTGCACCCGGTGATGAGCTTAATATTATCTTTGAAAGTCCAATAGGCCAAAAGTAA
- the ytxJ gene encoding bacillithiol system redox-active protein YtxJ — MKKIDSIEQFDQLVDSGETFFMLKHSTTCPISAAGYDEFAKFENAGNANLYYLTVQDSRDLSNHIAEKFHVKHESPQAILFVNSDVVWHASHFKITEKSLAGAKEENVK; from the coding sequence ATGAAAAAGATTGATTCAATCGAACAATTTGACCAACTTGTCGATTCTGGTGAAACATTCTTCATGCTGAAGCACAGCACGACCTGCCCAATCAGCGCTGCAGGATATGATGAATTCGCGAAGTTCGAAAACGCTGGCAATGCTAATCTATATTATCTAACAGTCCAGGATTCACGCGATCTATCCAATCATATTGCTGAGAAGTTCCATGTTAAACATGAATCGCCTCAGGCAATTTTATTTGTGAATTCAGACGTTGTATGGCATGCTTCGCATTTTAAAATCACCGAAAAATCATTGGCTGGAGCTAAAGAAGAAAATGTAAAGTAA
- a CDS encoding YtxH domain-containing protein, with product MMNREQSQYDVNESLRETNNNSRDFVAGAIVGGLAGALAALLLAPKSGKELRESLNEQTSSLRTKGVDLASVAKEKASGVKETVSQQSSTLVNKVKDMKNQNGTSTSTSDEDPLQEVPTSMAETSTMENAHTATGEEIQRKLEETQKAFDETENKLNQ from the coding sequence ATGATGAACAGAGAACAAAGCCAATATGATGTAAACGAATCGCTGAGAGAGACTAACAATAATTCCAGGGATTTTGTGGCTGGAGCTATTGTTGGCGGACTAGCCGGGGCACTTGCGGCACTATTGCTTGCTCCTAAGTCAGGAAAAGAGTTGAGGGAATCACTCAATGAGCAAACCTCTTCACTTAGGACCAAGGGAGTGGACCTTGCTTCTGTAGCGAAGGAGAAGGCTAGCGGTGTGAAAGAGACGGTGTCACAGCAATCTTCTACACTGGTTAACAAAGTGAAGGATATGAAAAACCAGAATGGAACTTCTACATCAACTTCCGATGAAGATCCTCTTCAAGAAGTACCAACTTCCATGGCAGAGACAAGCACAATGGAAAACGCCCATACAGCTACTGGAGAAGAAATACAAAGGAAGCTTGAAGAAACACAAAAAGCTTTCGATGAAACTGAAAACAAGCTAAATCAGTAA
- a CDS encoding DUF948 domain-containing protein produces the protein MEIILYLSVAVIAIAFLVLVVSLSKTLKSLQTTLDSVSGTLDGLEKQLDGVTRETTELLHKTNNLADDISRKSESLNGVVNAVRDVGNSVQRFNQSIHNVQTMVDLQIDKNKDKISQVVQWSNVFLELKDKWQSKKTAKIDHQLEGEEMIVRQRERVRY, from the coding sequence GTGGAAATTATTTTGTATTTAAGTGTTGCGGTAATAGCAATCGCATTTTTGGTTTTGGTAGTTTCGTTATCCAAAACTCTAAAATCCTTACAAACAACTTTAGACAGTGTATCAGGCACACTTGATGGCCTGGAGAAGCAGTTGGATGGAGTGACTCGTGAAACAACGGAGCTTCTGCACAAAACCAACAATTTGGCCGACGATATTTCCAGAAAATCTGAGAGCTTGAACGGTGTCGTTAATGCTGTGAGGGATGTAGGAAATTCTGTTCAGAGATTCAATCAATCTATTCATAATGTCCAAACAATGGTAGACCTTCAGATTGACAAAAATAAGGACAAGATTTCTCAGGTTGTTCAATGGAGCAACGTATTCCTTGAGTTGAAGGATAAGTGGCAGTCAAAAAAAACAGCCAAGATTGACCATCAGCTGGAAGGCGAAGAGATGATAGTAAGGCAGCGTGAACGTGTTCGGTATTAA